A single window of Longimicrobium sp. DNA harbors:
- a CDS encoding flavin reductase family protein, producing MLDDALAWVDCRVHAALPGGDHTIFIGEVLSAGAREGTPLLYYRGGYGRFSH from the coding sequence GTGCTCGACGACGCGCTGGCCTGGGTGGACTGCCGCGTGCACGCCGCCCTTCCCGGCGGCGACCACACCATCTTCATCGGCGAAGTGCTCTCCGCCGGTGCGCGCGAAGGAACCCCGCTGCTGTACTATCGTGGAGGATACGG